The Pseudomonadota bacterium genome segment GAACACGGCAGGTGGTCTTATACCTCACATGAATTCAGGGACTCTGATGTGATGATGGCATATAATATAAAGAGGAAGAAGGCCGGGTCCATTATCAGAAATCTCCGCGAATCCGGACAATTCAGATCAAACCAGGGTGAAGTCTGGGATGACATTCAGGATATGGCTGTCAATGCGAAAGTTCATTCACCTACCGGGGCTATGAAGGATGTCTTCGAATCAAAAGAACGCGAACTTGATGATTACCTCAAAGCCGTCACTCTCATGCCTGACCAGAAAGGGATGATGGTCATGATCAACGGTGCCTTGATGGGGTTTGACATCCTCTCTCTCGGCTCCGCTTACAAATTGCTCCATCCGAAACTTCTCAAGAGCTTTGCCATAGAGGCACTTCTCGACAGGAGGAAAAGGGCAATAGTGCCACTCGTTGCCATCGCAAATGGATTCCTCCAGGATGTCCTGTCCTGCTCAGATACGAAACATAAATCAGTCGGTCTCGGATGGGATTACCGGTTCGAAGGTAAAGAGAAGGTCGGTTCTGCTCTCGTCCATGAAGACAAGGTTATACACATGGCCTTTTTCACCCTTGCAGAAAGCGAGAAAATAGAAAGCATGTCCGGATTTAAACAGAGAAGAAGCTACAGAACAAAATGACACAACGCATAGTAACAATTCCTATATTATAAGCATCATGCGGCGTTGCTGAGGATGGCGCCATCTTTGACAGGGGTGGCGCCATCAAGGGGCGGGTTCACGGAAGCAAGTAAAGATACAACTCAAGAGGATAAAAAGGGGATTAATATATGCCAAAAGCACCATCTTGCAATGTTATGGAAGATTATAATGAGGATGAAGTGGAAGAATCCATACAACACCCAAATTATGCAGCTCCGCCATCACGCCGATTAATTGTTAAACGCAATGGCCACAGTATTACCCGACAGATTCCCAAACCGGTTGTATTGATTGACACTCGCGAGAAATCACCTTTCGATTTCAGCAGGTTTCATAACTGGATCAGGGAAGAGAGAAGACAGAGACTTAATATAGGTGATTATAGTATAGAAGGAATGGAAAACCTGGTTGCCCTGGAACGCAAATCTCTCAGTGATCTGATAACAACTTTAATACAGCAGCGGCCAAGGTTTTTCAAGATGTGCGAACAGTTGGCACGATATCGCTGGCGTGCGCTATTGGTCGAAGCAAGTTACGAGGATATCAAGTCGCCCTACAGTGCGGAGTATTGTACACTGGCCCACCCCAACGCTATTTCAGGTACTCTTGATGCCTTAGAATCCCGCTTTGGCATCCCGATTATTTATACCTCTCTGTACCGGCCGCTGGCTGAAGAAAAAGCAGCAAGCTGGTTATCAAAACACTTCACATACTGGTATTTAGAAGAAAACGGATTTGGTCGGGTTCTGCAGGAAGGAGACTTGTAGCAGCCTGATGATATTTTGTTGGTTATCAAATCATCTATTTTACAAATTCTTCAATAAAAGCAGTGTATAAAAAGGTTTTTTCAACCGGAATTAGGCACATAGAATCAATACGCCTCTCCTCTAGGGACGATGCTGACTACAGCAATGATATGCTGCTCCGGCAGAATACTGAATATGATCCGGTAGTCGCCAACCCTCAAACGATAAAAGCCACGAAGCTGTCCCGTCAGAGGCTTAACCTGGCTGTGTTCAACAGGGTGATTCTTCTCTGAAAGCTCCAGCAATCCTGCTTTAATCCGGTCTCTTAAACTCTTGTCCAGATGTTCGTAATACCGTTGTGCCTTTGAAGATAACTTAACTGTCCAGTTCAAGAATCCCCTTGCCTCCCCCAGACTTAATCTCTTCCAGTCCCTCCCTGCATTCTTCGATAAATCCCGGTAATTTTAACAGCTCAAGAGTTTCTTTGTGACGTGTAATATATTCGTCTGCCATCTCCGTAAATATATCTGCGAGAGAAATATTTTCATATCCTGCAATTGCACGGATCAGTCTTATACGTTCTTCCGGTATGCGAATGGTTGTTGCTGTTTTTGCCATATATGCACCTCCTCTTTTGATATGTATTATATAATCATGATAGCATAATATCAATACATTATGGTGTTATGGTGCTTTTATGCCAGCCAAAGCAAATTAATGCGAATAAAAAAGTAATATGGAAACGGAGCAAATCACAAACTGCCTTCTCCGATGGGTAACTTGCTTTCGGGCTTCATCTATCCGCGTCCTTGCGTCCGCAAGACTTATTTCCGGGTATGTACCCAAGGCAAACAATTTTTCTTTACCGTCAAAACGATACTTCAAACGCCATAGCTTACCGCCCCGAGGAGTTATCAAAAGAAAAAGGCCATTACCGTCAAATAACCTATAAACCTTGTCTGTGGGCTGTGCAGCATTGATATTCTTTCCAGATAAGGGGCTAATCCTTTTAGGAATTGGCTTTTACCTCCTTTCTTGGGGTAACTGTTTTTTATGCTTGGGGTAACAGTGAAAAAGTTATCCCGCATATAAGCCGGATTTCTATTGTTCTTACAGCACTTCTTTAAACTAACATCAACAAAAAACCCGCTATTTCTAACGGGTTTTTGTACTTCCTTGAATTGTGTTTGATTCTTAAATGGTGGAGGCGGCGGGAATCGAACCCGCGTCCAAAAAAGAAGGCACCAGAGAGCCTACATGCTTAGTCAGTGTTCTAAGTCTCAGATGATGAAACACCCGCTGACAGGTTTTTCATCATCCCAGCCTATTAATTTCGCCACCCCGCATAGGCATCCAGAGAGACTATCCTGCTTGTATCACACCATACACGGACTTGAAGCAGGCAGAAAGTCCGGATGATGTAGCCGCTCTAAGCGGCTAGTGCGTACTCAAAAGAGTCTGCAGTTGTGTTTAGTTTCCGCTTATTTGCGGGTAAGCAGTAACCCGGCATGCCTCTATGATCCTCACTTCCCTGTCGAAGCCAATCGCCCCCTTTATATATTGTTCATAAATCAATAGCCGGGGTCCAGAGCAACCGAACATTCTTAATCCGAAATAGAAAATCATCTCGACCTCAGTTCCCTTTCAGCGACCCTTTTTTCGTCTTTCCTCTTTATGCTTTCCCTCTTGTCGTATAAGGTTTTACCCTTAGCAAGTGCAAGCTCCAACTTTACCATATTCCTGTTGTTAAAATACATGGACAAAGGCACCAGCGTAAAGCCCCTCTCCTTTACTTTCCCGAAAAGCTTCGAGATTTCCCTCTTGTGCAGCAGCAGCTTCCGTTCTCTTTTCGGTTCATGGTTGTATATGTTCCCGCATGAATATGGACTTATATGGGCATTTACCAGAAAAAGCTCACCATCTTTTATCTTTGCATAACTGTCCTTCAGGTTCGCCTTACCCTCGCGCAGAGATTTTACTTCTGTTCCTGTCAGAACAAGGCCTGTCTCAAATTTGTCCTCAATATGGAACTCATGGTAAGCTTTTCTATTAGTACATATTGTCTTCATGCATGTAAGTATAGCACAGATTGGTCTGATTTTGTAGGTACTATATAAGTCAAACACATTTATGACAATAATCTCTTAATTTCCTTAGAGAATAAATGCTAAACACATTGACAAGCAGTTTTCCTTTGCTATACTTCATAGCATATTAAATGTACCGGAAGGAGGTCAATGGTATGGATCCCGTTGAACCTGTTAAGTTAAGGATCTTAACGTTGAGAGATCTTGATGAAGTGTCAAAGATTGACTACTCCCTGCTTGGTATAAAAAGAATAGAATACTGGGAACAGAAACTCGAAAGAGCAGAGACCTCAGGTGTACCCTCGCTGGCAGCAGAGATTGACGGCAATTTAGTCGGTTTTATTTCGGGAAAAGTAAGCACATGGGAATGTGGAACACCGGATAATACAGCGTGGATAGATGCTTTCGGTGTAGCAAAGAAATATCAGAAAAGGGGGATTGCCCAGCTTCTTTTTAAAGAAATGTTTTCTATATTCAAGAAGGTAGGGGTAAACAATATATATATTTTTGTCAGTTGGAAAGATTGGGATTTACTTAAATTCTTTGAAAAGATGAAATTCCGCATGGGAGATATGATAAACCTGGAGTTAAAGCTTTAGCGTAAGCCAGCCAATCTATTATAAATAAAGTGTTTATAACTTTTTAGAACCTGTATTGGTTATAGCAGAAAAAGTAATGCTCAAATCATCAAGGAATCACCGGCTATAATATATTATCCCATATTTTCCATTAAGATTAAGTATCGGCGTCGTGTTTATCCCCGGCAAACACGCTCATTGCGCTTAAGACGGCAAAATTTGCTCGCATCCGGGATCATGGACTACCGGCATCCTGCTTTCTCGTACAATATCAACACCTTCAATAATACTTTTCCACAAATCATGTTCATAACATGTTTAAAAGTTACGTAAACCTGCCTGTAACATCTTAGAATGATTCGATGTTATACCATACCTCCCTATGTTGCCTGTTGTAGAAATATCCTTGAAATTACAGGCTTTATAATTTTGTCATACAAAATAAACCCCCTTGTACCCATAGTGGTATTTGTTTTGAAATATCGCAAAGTTATAGATAATCTAATTTTCACAAAGCGCACAATAGCATCAGGTAAGGCTTTACAGGATGGCAAAAGAAAGGGGCTAAATAAAGATTTATTTTATAAGGACATGACAAACTCTTTTCCGGGACTCACGTCGCTAAATACTTCACATTTGTCTGAAAAGATGCAGGTAGTTGCGGCTGACAGTAAGAAGTTCGGGTCTTTCTTTGAGCTTCAGCATACCCCGTCCTGTAATTGAACGGCTCACTTTGTCTATTCTTGCAACATTTACAATAGTTCCCCGGTGTATCTGCCAGAATTGACCGGGATCGAGTTCCTGTACCAGCTCTTTAATGCTTTTTTTAATAAGGGATTCCCCTTCTTTCGTCATTACCAGTGTATATTTATCCTCGGCACTGAAATAGTCCACCTCATCCACCGGTATGAGACGGATTGTATCTTTATGCTGCGTTCTGATCCAGCGCAGAAATTCCATGCCCCTTCTGTCCGGCAGCCTTGAGATAATTTGCTCAACAACGTCGGCAAGCCCATCCGGTGGTTCAACGGAGGCATT includes the following:
- a CDS encoding GNAT family N-acetyltransferase; protein product: MDPVEPVKLRILTLRDLDEVSKIDYSLLGIKRIEYWEQKLERAETSGVPSLAAEIDGNLVGFISGKVSTWECGTPDNTAWIDAFGVAKKYQKRGIAQLLFKEMFSIFKKVGVNNIYIFVSWKDWDLLKFFEKMKFRMGDMINLELKL
- a CDS encoding LytTR family DNA-binding domain-containing protein yields the protein MTYKAIIADDEKELRVYLRSILSEVWPELVICGEAKNGNETLALVESMKPQIAFLDIKMPGLSGMEVAKKIANICRIVFVTAYDQYAVEAFEREAVDYLLKPVSKDRLVQTVERLKNQLNASVEPPDGLADVVEQIISRLPDRRGMEFLRWIRTQHKDTIRLIPVDEVDYFSAEDKYTLVMTKEGESLIKKSIKELVQELDPGQFWQIHRGTIVNVARIDKVSRSITGRGMLKLKERPELLTVSRNYLHLFRQM
- a CDS encoding type II toxin-antitoxin system RelE/ParE family toxin, whose protein sequence is MNWTVKLSSKAQRYYEHLDKSLRDRIKAGLLELSEKNHPVEHSQVKPLTGQLRGFYRLRVGDYRIIFSILPEQHIIAVVSIVPRGEAY
- the smpB gene encoding SsrA-binding protein SmpB, with the protein product MKTICTNRKAYHEFHIEDKFETGLVLTGTEVKSLREGKANLKDSYAKIKDGELFLVNAHISPYSCGNIYNHEPKRERKLLLHKREISKLFGKVKERGFTLVPLSMYFNNRNMVKLELALAKGKTLYDKRESIKRKDEKRVAERELRSR